In a genomic window of Halobiforma lacisalsi AJ5:
- the hisG gene encoding ATP phosphoribosyltransferase gives MRIAVPNKGRLHEPTIDLLERAGLHLENGADRKLYADTVDPDVSVLFARAADIPEYVADGAADVGITGYDQVREARVDDVAELLDLEFGRCRLVLAAPEDGDISAVEDLAGKTVATEFPNITRDFFAETGVDPEPDVVEVTGATELTPHVEMADAIVDITSTGTTLKMNRLAVVEEVLSSSVRLFAREDALEDPKVEEVRTALASVKQAEGKRYLMMNVPEDRLEEVRDVIPGMGGPTVMDIADENGDGKVAVHAVVDESDVFETITEVKKAGASDVLVTEIERLVE, from the coding sequence ATGCGAATCGCCGTTCCCAACAAGGGCCGCCTGCACGAGCCGACGATCGACCTCTTGGAGCGGGCGGGGCTCCATCTCGAGAACGGTGCGGACCGAAAGCTCTACGCGGATACCGTCGATCCCGACGTCTCCGTGCTGTTCGCCCGCGCCGCGGACATTCCGGAGTACGTCGCCGACGGCGCGGCGGACGTGGGGATCACCGGCTACGATCAGGTCCGGGAGGCCCGCGTCGACGACGTCGCCGAACTGCTCGATCTCGAGTTCGGCCGCTGTCGACTCGTCCTCGCCGCGCCCGAGGACGGCGACATCTCGGCGGTCGAGGACCTGGCCGGCAAGACCGTCGCCACCGAGTTCCCGAACATCACGCGGGACTTCTTCGCGGAGACGGGCGTCGACCCCGAACCGGACGTCGTCGAAGTGACGGGAGCAACCGAACTCACGCCCCACGTCGAGATGGCCGACGCCATCGTCGACATCACCAGTACGGGGACGACGCTGAAGATGAACCGGCTCGCGGTCGTCGAGGAAGTCCTCTCGAGTTCCGTTCGCCTCTTCGCCCGCGAGGACGCCCTCGAGGACCCGAAGGTCGAGGAGGTCAGGACCGCGCTGGCCTCGGTCAAGCAGGCCGAGGGAAAGCGGTACCTGATGATGAACGTTCCCGAGGACCGCCTCGAGGAGGTCCGGGACGTGATCCCGGGAATGGGCGGCCCGACGGTGATGGACATCGCGGACGAGAACGGCGACGGCAAGGTCGCGGTCCACGCGGTCGTCGACGAGAGCGACGTCTTCGAGACGATCACCGAGGTCAAGAAGGCCGGCGCGAGCGACGTGCTGGTGACCGAAATCGAGCGGCTGGTCGAGTAA
- a CDS encoding heavy metal translocating P-type ATPase — translation MKSTIAISGMSCATCSGTVEESVGDLEGVEAVDVNFATDEGTVEYDPDEVSLSEIYATIEDAGYEPDRTKTTVEIAGMSCSTCAQTNEDAIEDVPGVLSATVNYATEEGTVEFNPQDTSLATIYDAIEDAGFEPERVGDDGDELTEQRESAVQRELRTKRRWTIIGGLLAAPFLLVMAEMFAVDFLPEWFDWVEFLFATALMATLGRHFLAGAYKSLVNNHQANMDTLVALGTSVGYVYSTAVLFDLIASEGLYFEAVAFILWFIYLGVWLEARSKARASSALRELLEMQAEEATIVEWETPPADGDAVPGEERVVPLEEVEPGDVMKVRPGEKIPTDGVVVDGQSAVDESMVTGESVPVEKGEGDEVVGSTINENGVLYVEATNVGEETAIQQIVARVKEAQARQPDVQRLVDTVSAYFVPAVIVNAVVWSILWFFFHDALYPIASSLGGWIPVLQPVGGGPIGPELGGVPVFEFSVIVLASAILIACPCALGLATPMATMVGSTLSAKNGVLYKGADILEKARGIDTVVFDKTGTLTHGDMRLTDVVPIDQALETDGGSDGSTPAPDGGVLADREAKEREGERERAVDDDLLLSVAASAESGSEHPLAQAIVEGAEERGVDLEKPTEFENVPGHGIRATVSEGEVLVGNRKLMEDNGVDPAPVEATMERLEREGKTAMLVALESAAPGPADPASGDGQEPRAYELLGVVATADTVRDSARETVAELQRRGYDVMMLTGDNERTGRAIGDQLGIDPENVHAEVLPEDKADEIDAIQADGSRAIMVGDGVNDAPALTTAHVGVAIGSGTDVAIESADITLMRDDPADVLKAMRVADATISKVRQNLFWALAYNATLIPIASIGLLNPALAGLAMAFSSVSVVSNSLAFMKWDPHEDYVFLPFRPFVWVSDRVTG, via the coding sequence GTGAAATCTACCATCGCCATCTCGGGGATGTCGTGTGCGACGTGTTCCGGGACGGTCGAGGAGTCCGTCGGCGACCTCGAGGGGGTCGAGGCCGTCGACGTGAACTTCGCGACCGACGAGGGCACCGTCGAGTACGACCCCGACGAGGTCTCGCTGTCGGAGATCTACGCGACGATCGAGGACGCCGGCTACGAGCCCGATCGGACGAAGACGACGGTCGAGATCGCCGGCATGTCGTGTTCGACCTGCGCCCAGACGAACGAGGACGCCATCGAGGACGTCCCGGGCGTGCTCTCGGCGACGGTCAACTACGCAACCGAAGAGGGAACGGTGGAGTTCAACCCCCAGGACACCTCGCTGGCGACGATCTACGACGCCATCGAGGACGCGGGGTTCGAACCCGAACGCGTCGGCGACGACGGCGATGAACTGACCGAACAGCGGGAGAGCGCCGTCCAGCGCGAACTCCGGACGAAGCGCCGGTGGACGATCATCGGCGGCCTCCTTGCCGCGCCGTTCCTGCTCGTGATGGCCGAGATGTTCGCCGTCGACTTCCTGCCCGAGTGGTTCGACTGGGTCGAGTTCCTCTTTGCCACGGCGCTGATGGCCACGCTCGGCCGGCACTTCCTCGCGGGCGCGTACAAGTCCCTGGTCAACAACCACCAGGCGAACATGGACACGCTCGTCGCGCTTGGCACCTCCGTCGGATACGTCTACAGCACGGCGGTGCTCTTCGATCTCATCGCCAGCGAGGGGCTGTACTTCGAGGCCGTCGCCTTCATCCTGTGGTTCATCTACCTGGGCGTCTGGCTCGAGGCCCGCTCGAAGGCCCGCGCGAGTTCGGCGCTGCGTGAACTGCTCGAGATGCAGGCCGAGGAGGCCACGATCGTCGAGTGGGAGACGCCTCCGGCGGACGGCGACGCCGTCCCCGGCGAGGAACGCGTCGTTCCGCTCGAGGAGGTCGAACCCGGCGACGTGATGAAGGTCCGGCCCGGCGAGAAGATCCCGACCGACGGCGTCGTCGTCGACGGCCAGAGCGCGGTCGACGAGTCGATGGTCACCGGCGAGTCGGTCCCCGTCGAGAAAGGCGAGGGCGACGAGGTCGTCGGCTCGACGATCAACGAGAACGGCGTCCTCTACGTCGAGGCGACCAACGTCGGCGAAGAGACGGCGATCCAGCAGATCGTCGCACGGGTGAAAGAGGCCCAGGCGCGCCAGCCCGACGTCCAGCGGCTGGTCGACACGGTCAGCGCCTACTTCGTGCCCGCGGTGATCGTCAACGCCGTCGTCTGGTCGATCCTGTGGTTCTTCTTCCACGACGCGCTGTACCCGATCGCCTCGTCGCTGGGCGGGTGGATCCCGGTACTCCAGCCCGTCGGGGGTGGGCCGATCGGTCCGGAACTCGGTGGCGTGCCCGTCTTCGAGTTCTCCGTGATCGTGCTCGCCTCGGCGATCCTGATCGCCTGCCCCTGCGCGCTGGGACTGGCGACCCCCATGGCGACGATGGTCGGCTCGACGCTGTCGGCGAAAAACGGCGTCCTCTACAAGGGTGCCGATATCCTCGAGAAGGCCCGCGGCATCGACACGGTCGTCTTCGACAAGACGGGGACGCTGACCCACGGCGACATGCGGCTGACCGACGTCGTGCCGATCGACCAGGCGCTCGAGACGGACGGCGGGTCCGACGGCAGCACGCCGGCACCCGACGGTGGCGTGCTCGCGGACCGCGAGGCAAAGGAACGGGAAGGAGAACGGGAACGGGCCGTCGACGACGACCTCCTGCTCTCGGTCGCGGCCAGCGCCGAGTCCGGCTCCGAGCACCCGCTCGCACAGGCCATCGTCGAGGGGGCAGAGGAGCGCGGCGTCGACCTCGAGAAGCCGACCGAGTTCGAGAACGTCCCGGGCCACGGCATCCGCGCGACGGTCTCCGAGGGCGAGGTGCTGGTCGGCAACCGCAAACTGATGGAAGACAACGGCGTCGATCCCGCGCCCGTCGAGGCGACGATGGAACGGCTCGAGCGGGAGGGGAAGACCGCGATGCTGGTCGCCCTCGAGAGCGCGGCGCCCGGCCCCGCGGACCCCGCGAGCGGTGACGGTCAGGAACCGCGAGCGTACGAGTTGCTCGGCGTCGTCGCCACCGCGGATACGGTCCGGGACAGCGCCAGGGAGACCGTCGCGGAACTCCAGCGGCGGGGCTACGACGTGATGATGCTGACCGGCGACAACGAGCGCACCGGCCGGGCGATCGGTGACCAGCTCGGGATCGATCCCGAGAACGTCCACGCAGAGGTGCTGCCCGAGGACAAGGCCGACGAAATCGACGCAATTCAGGCGGACGGGAGCCGCGCGATCATGGTCGGCGACGGGGTCAACGACGCGCCTGCGCTGACGACCGCCCACGTCGGCGTCGCGATCGGCTCCGGGACGGACGTCGCCATCGAGAGCGCCGACATCACGCTGATGCGGGACGATCCCGCCGACGTGCTGAAGGCGATGCGAGTCGCCGACGCGACCATCTCGAAGGTGCGCCAGAACCTGTTCTGGGCGCTCGCCTACAACGCGACGCTGATCCCGATCGCGTCGATCGGCCTGCTGAACCCCGCACTCGCCGGGCTGGCGATGGCGTTCTCGAGCGTTTCGGTCGTCTCGAACAGCCTGGCGTTCATGAAGTGGGACCCCCACGAGGACTACGTCTTCCTGCCGTTCCGGCCGTTCGTGTGGGTCTCGGATCGGGTGACGGGCTGA
- a CDS encoding MarR family winged helix-turn-helix transcriptional regulator, translating to MGQKTGGKTELQRDILLTWYENPDATQKEIAEACDCSASYVSDVTNRFDDYDHMEAMIDRRDKELEEMFGEDIFDTMPNANASAGPGLIEIYTRQPDNLAGYLVRGSILVVLLLLFYRIAIVLV from the coding sequence ATGGGGCAAAAAACGGGCGGGAAAACTGAACTCCAGCGTGATATCTTACTCACGTGGTACGAGAACCCGGACGCGACCCAGAAAGAGATCGCCGAGGCGTGCGATTGTTCGGCGTCGTACGTGAGCGACGTAACGAACAGGTTCGACGACTACGACCACATGGAAGCCATGATAGATCGGCGTGACAAGGAACTCGAGGAGATGTTCGGCGAGGATATTTTCGACACTATGCCGAACGCGAACGCTTCCGCCGGTCCCGGGCTCATCGAAATATACACGCGGCAACCGGACAATCTCGCGGGCTACCTCGTGCGCGGTTCGATTCTCGTGGTTCTGCTCTTGCTCTTCTACCGGATCGCGATCGTTCTTGTCTGA
- a CDS encoding TATA-box-binding protein, with amino-acid sequence MTDPKDTINIENVVASTGIGQELDLQSVAMDLEGADYDPEQFPGLVYRTQNPKSAALIFRSGKIVCTGAKSTDDVHESLRIVFDKLRELQIQVNEDPEIVVQNIVTSADLGRNLNLNAIAIGLGLENIEYEPEQFPGLVYRLDEPEVVALLFGSGKLVITGGKKPEDAEHAVDKIVSRLEDLGLLE; translated from the coding sequence ATGACGGATCCGAAGGACACCATCAACATCGAAAACGTGGTGGCGTCGACCGGCATCGGCCAGGAACTCGACCTCCAGAGCGTCGCGATGGACCTCGAGGGGGCCGACTACGACCCCGAGCAGTTCCCCGGTCTCGTCTACCGTACCCAGAATCCCAAGTCCGCCGCCCTGATCTTCCGTTCGGGGAAGATCGTCTGTACCGGCGCGAAAAGCACCGACGACGTCCACGAGAGCCTGCGCATCGTCTTCGACAAGCTCCGTGAACTCCAGATCCAGGTCAACGAGGACCCCGAGATCGTCGTCCAGAACATCGTTACGAGCGCGGACCTCGGCCGCAACCTCAACCTGAACGCGATCGCGATCGGCCTCGGCCTCGAGAACATCGAGTACGAGCCCGAGCAGTTCCCCGGCCTCGTCTATCGGCTCGACGAGCCCGAGGTCGTCGCGCTGCTGTTCGGCTCCGGGAAACTCGTCATCACCGGCGGCAAGAAGCCCGAAGACGCCGAACACGCCGTCGACAAGATCGTCTCCCGACTCGAGGACCTCGGCCTGCTCGAGTAA
- a CDS encoding helix-turn-helix transcriptional regulator, translating to MVAAVVAGILLLGAGAAWQTYRQAQAHAGMMGGHGGTMHGVHPVWYLLGAVLAGGIVAGAYALGREQLVGGTEPEAEAGPPTAGSERDDSPAAGGHGSGDGGTGSSDGQRAEATSSATAVLEVLPEDERRVLGPVVDSPGLTQIELRDRADFSKSKVSQTVTDLEKRGLLYREKQGRTYRVYPSDDLEGDG from the coding sequence ATGGTAGCCGCCGTCGTCGCCGGAATCCTCCTCCTGGGTGCCGGCGCGGCCTGGCAGACCTACCGACAGGCCCAGGCTCACGCCGGCATGATGGGCGGCCACGGCGGGACGATGCACGGCGTCCACCCGGTCTGGTACCTGCTGGGGGCCGTGCTCGCCGGGGGAATCGTCGCCGGCGCGTACGCGCTCGGTCGGGAGCAACTCGTCGGCGGGACCGAACCCGAAGCCGAAGCCGGACCCCCGACCGCGGGGAGCGAAAGAGACGACTCTCCAGCCGCTGGCGGTCACGGAAGCGGCGACGGCGGAACCGGGAGCAGTGACGGGCAGCGGGCCGAAGCCACCTCGAGCGCGACGGCCGTTCTCGAGGTGCTCCCGGAGGACGAGCGCCGCGTCCTCGGGCCGGTCGTCGACTCGCCGGGGCTGACGCAGATCGAACTCCGCGACCGGGCCGATTTCTCGAAGAGCAAGGTCAGCCAGACCGTCACCGACCTCGAGAAGCGGGGACTCCTCTATCGCGAGAAACAGGGCCGTACGTATCGGGTGTACCCGAGCGACGACCTCGAGGGTGACGGATAG
- a CDS encoding DUF7344 domain-containing protein translates to MALEYMPTHPDRTWRQSPGARTGSNRANAAPRSPGGHALSRGTLERVLENDRRRATLETLLETGESLSLGTLVGRLADAEGEATTVSTVHERRQRVHVSLCRTHLPLLESHGLVTYDRERGLVSPGDRLSAVETELEAALEATDGR, encoded by the coding sequence GTGGCACTCGAGTACATGCCGACCCATCCCGACCGTACGTGGCGGCAGTCCCCTGGAGCCCGGACCGGATCGAACCGAGCGAACGCGGCCCCCCGCAGTCCCGGCGGCCACGCGCTCTCGCGTGGCACGCTCGAACGAGTCCTCGAAAACGACCGCCGGCGAGCGACCCTGGAGACGCTTCTCGAGACCGGCGAGTCGCTCTCGCTGGGGACGCTGGTCGGCCGACTCGCGGACGCCGAGGGCGAAGCGACGACGGTGAGTACGGTCCACGAACGCCGCCAGCGCGTTCACGTCTCGCTGTGTCGTACGCACCTGCCGCTGCTCGAGTCCCACGGGCTCGTGACCTACGATCGGGAGCGGGGCCTGGTCTCGCCCGGCGACCGACTGTCCGCGGTCGAGACGGAACTCGAGGCGGCGCTCGAGGCGACCGACGGGAGGTGA
- a CDS encoding MBL fold metallo-hydrolase: MAIEHGDLTVSWLGYATARIEASDGTVVYTDPGRYGTLDGTWAQQYGGASHPSSDPYDARDGDLVVVTHDHHYDDDGIERVASEDATLVVYEDVSAERITAGGRDVVPPEDLPYDVRRVAYGDELTVAGVDVEVVPAYNHPDGPNAPGGDPIHPEGFGCGFRLTVDGVPCFWTGDSDVIDAHDDLEVSLFMPSIAQNFTMDRHDAADLAERLAPDLVLPIHYNTFPDLEADSQAFAGDVAGRGVPVVLDED, from the coding sequence ATGGCGATCGAACACGGCGACCTGACCGTCTCCTGGCTCGGCTACGCGACGGCGCGCATCGAGGCGTCGGACGGCACCGTGGTCTACACCGATCCCGGCCGCTACGGCACGCTCGACGGCACCTGGGCACAGCAGTATGGCGGCGCGTCCCACCCGAGCAGCGACCCCTACGACGCCCGGGACGGCGACCTCGTGGTCGTCACCCACGACCACCACTACGACGACGACGGGATCGAACGCGTCGCGAGCGAGGACGCGACGCTCGTCGTCTACGAGGACGTCTCCGCCGAGCGGATCACCGCGGGCGGCCGCGACGTCGTCCCGCCCGAGGACCTCCCCTACGACGTCCGCCGGGTCGCGTACGGCGACGAACTCACCGTCGCGGGCGTCGACGTGGAGGTCGTCCCCGCGTACAACCACCCCGACGGCCCGAACGCGCCCGGCGGCGACCCGATCCACCCCGAGGGGTTCGGCTGTGGCTTTCGCCTGACCGTCGACGGCGTCCCCTGCTTCTGGACCGGCGACTCGGACGTCATCGACGCCCACGACGACCTCGAGGTCTCGCTGTTCATGCCCTCGATCGCGCAGAACTTCACGATGGACCGCCACGACGCCGCCGACCTCGCCGAACGGCTCGCGCCCGACCTCGTCCTGCCGATCCACTATAACACGTTCCCCGACCTCGAGGCCGACTCGCAGGCGTTCGCTGGGGACGTGGCGGGCCGCGGAGTGCCGGTCGTCCTCGACGAAGATTGA
- a CDS encoding heavy metal translocating P-type ATPase: MVDVDSAPDASPRSTRTDRDEGRSPTDAYCSCCRVCRCYREVPESGAAPSTGLEGTAEADRQLGEPDEDRDHGRERGEGAEHDHGDGDGDGDGDGDGDGDDGAHVDHSDHEELFKRRFFVCFVLALPVLYYSPMIQEWFGYAALEFAGSEFVGPVFGVVVFAYGGVPFLRMGAVEARNREPGMMLLISLAITVAFGYSLAAVGVGIGEPFFWELVTLIVIFLLGHWIEMRSVRRASGALDELAELLPDTAERLTADGETEEVPVDDLEEGDLVLVRPGANVPADGVVEDGESKVNESMVTGESKPVGKEPGDEVIGGTTNREGSLRVRISATGEETTLSGIMRLVEEAQESRSRTQVLADRAAGWLFYAAVGVAAVTAVAWTVAVGFGLPVVERVVTVLVIACPHALGLAVPLVVAINTSMAARNGMLVRDRIAMERARDLDTVVFDKTGTLTEGEQGVVDVTAVDDWEADDVVTLAAAAEGDSEHVIAQAIREEAGDRDLSVPDVRGFEALEGRGVRATVERDATPAVVGDSGRGRATADTADRDGYTVSVGGPNLLRHLEIGPGDALERFAEAAGERGEGVVYILRDDRVVGAIALADVIRDASYEAIDALHGMGVEVAMLTGDDRDVAHSVADDLGIDTVFAEVLPEDKDEKIVELQDRGHLVAMVGDGVNDAPALTRSDVGIAIGSGTDVAVESADVVLVENDPRDVARLVRLSAKSYRKMQENIAWAAGYNVFALPLAAGVLAPIGVLLSPAVGAVLMSASTVIVAINAQLLRRADLSL; the protein is encoded by the coding sequence ATGGTCGACGTCGATTCCGCCCCCGACGCCTCGCCGCGGTCGACGAGGACGGACCGTGACGAGGGGCGAAGTCCGACCGACGCGTACTGTTCGTGCTGTCGCGTCTGTCGCTGCTACCGGGAGGTCCCGGAATCGGGTGCCGCCCCTTCGACGGGGCTCGAGGGGACGGCGGAGGCGGACCGCCAGTTGGGGGAGCCCGACGAGGACCGCGATCACGGCCGCGAGCGAGGAGAGGGGGCCGAACACGACCACGGGGACGGGGACGGGGACGGGGACGGGGACGGCGACGGCGACGGCGACGACGGTGCCCACGTCGACCACTCGGACCACGAGGAACTGTTCAAACGCCGGTTCTTCGTCTGTTTCGTCCTCGCGCTCCCGGTGCTGTACTACAGCCCGATGATCCAGGAGTGGTTCGGCTACGCCGCCCTCGAGTTTGCGGGCAGCGAGTTCGTCGGCCCCGTTTTCGGCGTGGTCGTCTTCGCATACGGCGGCGTGCCGTTCCTCCGGATGGGTGCGGTCGAGGCCCGGAACCGCGAACCCGGCATGATGTTGCTGATCTCGCTTGCGATCACCGTCGCGTTCGGCTACAGCCTCGCGGCGGTCGGCGTCGGGATCGGCGAGCCGTTCTTCTGGGAACTCGTGACGCTGATCGTCATCTTCCTGCTGGGTCACTGGATCGAGATGCGGTCGGTCAGGCGCGCGTCGGGCGCGCTGGACGAACTCGCGGAACTGCTGCCGGATACGGCCGAACGGCTCACGGCGGACGGGGAAACCGAGGAGGTTCCCGTCGACGACCTCGAGGAGGGCGATCTAGTGCTCGTCCGGCCGGGCGCGAACGTCCCGGCGGACGGCGTCGTCGAGGACGGGGAGTCGAAGGTCAACGAGTCGATGGTCACGGGCGAGTCGAAACCCGTCGGGAAAGAACCGGGCGACGAGGTCATCGGCGGAACGACCAACCGGGAGGGCAGCCTGCGGGTCCGAATCTCTGCGACCGGCGAGGAGACGACGCTGTCGGGGATCATGCGCCTCGTCGAGGAGGCCCAGGAGAGCCGTTCGCGGACGCAGGTGCTGGCCGATCGCGCGGCAGGGTGGCTCTTCTACGCCGCGGTCGGCGTCGCGGCGGTGACGGCCGTCGCCTGGACCGTCGCCGTCGGATTCGGCCTGCCGGTGGTCGAACGGGTCGTCACGGTCCTCGTTATCGCCTGTCCGCACGCGCTCGGGCTGGCGGTTCCGCTCGTAGTCGCGATCAACACCTCGATGGCCGCGCGCAACGGGATGCTCGTCCGCGACCGGATCGCGATGGAACGTGCTCGCGACCTCGACACCGTCGTCTTCGACAAAACGGGAACGCTCACCGAGGGCGAACAGGGCGTCGTCGACGTGACGGCGGTCGACGACTGGGAGGCGGACGACGTCGTGACCCTCGCGGCCGCCGCGGAGGGTGACTCCGAACACGTGATCGCACAGGCGATCCGCGAGGAGGCAGGCGACCGCGACCTCTCGGTCCCCGACGTGCGGGGGTTCGAGGCCCTCGAGGGTCGGGGCGTCCGCGCGACGGTCGAACGCGACGCGACCCCGGCCGTCGTCGGCGATTCCGGGCGAGGCCGAGCGACCGCCGATACGGCCGATCGCGACGGCTACACGGTCTCGGTCGGCGGCCCCAACCTCCTTCGCCACCTCGAGATCGGGCCGGGCGACGCCCTCGAGCGGTTCGCCGAGGCGGCCGGCGAGCGCGGCGAGGGCGTCGTCTACATCCTTCGGGACGACCGGGTCGTCGGCGCGATCGCGCTGGCGGACGTGATCCGCGACGCGAGCTACGAGGCGATCGACGCGCTCCACGGGATGGGCGTCGAGGTGGCGATGCTGACCGGCGACGACCGGGACGTGGCCCACAGCGTTGCGGACGACCTCGGGATAGACACTGTCTTCGCAGAGGTGCTGCCGGAGGACAAAGACGAGAAGATCGTGGAACTTCAGGATCGGGGGCACCTCGTGGCGATGGTCGGCGACGGCGTCAACGACGCGCCGGCGCTGACCCGGTCGGACGTCGGAATCGCCATCGGGTCGGGGACCGACGTCGCCGTCGAGTCGGCCGACGTCGTACTGGTCGAGAACGACCCGCGGGACGTCGCGCGTCTCGTCCGGCTGAGCGCGAAGAGCTACCGCAAGATGCAGGAGAACATCGCCTGGGCTGCCGGTTACAACGTTTTCGCCCTGCCGCTGGCTGCGGGCGTACTCGCGCCGATCGGCGTCTTGCTCTCCCCGGCGGTCGGCGCGGTCTTGATGTCCGCGAGCACGGTGATCGTGGCGATCAACGCACAACTGCTCCGGCGTGCGGACCTCTCCCTTTGA
- a CDS encoding potassium channel family protein yields the protein MQPLFLLSGAAVLVAVIVDILWTTLWVDGGSGPLSGRLTTILWRGLRRVSRDDSRVLSLAGPLILALTLAMWIALLWLGWTLLFAGGTTALVSTQTDQPATWSGRVYYVAYTMFTNGNGDYTPTSSTWEIASSFTTATGMAFVTLGVSYVLAVLGAVSEKRSFASDVTGLGDRSERFVRTGWADGTGDADGDRTPTRGLELPLESMATQLSLLAEQHKSYPILHYYHSESDDEASAMAVAILDDALTLHRYGIPDDRGLDPALIETARASADSYLETLDAAFIDPAPEVPPEPDLDRLREAGIPTVPDDQFETALEELSDRRRKLRGIVEADAWEWPPTSGDVEGGIREEVPQ from the coding sequence ATGCAACCGCTCTTCCTCCTTTCGGGCGCTGCGGTGCTCGTCGCCGTGATCGTGGACATCCTGTGGACGACGCTGTGGGTCGACGGCGGCTCCGGACCCCTGTCCGGTCGATTGACGACGATCCTCTGGCGCGGGTTGCGACGCGTCAGCCGCGACGACTCCCGGGTACTCAGCCTCGCGGGACCCCTGATCCTCGCACTCACGCTCGCGATGTGGATCGCCCTGCTGTGGCTCGGCTGGACGTTGCTTTTCGCCGGCGGGACGACCGCGCTCGTCAGCACCCAGACCGACCAGCCCGCGACCTGGTCCGGCCGGGTTTACTACGTCGCCTACACGATGTTCACGAACGGGAACGGCGACTACACGCCTACCAGTTCGACCTGGGAGATCGCCAGTTCGTTCACGACGGCGACAGGGATGGCATTCGTTACTCTGGGCGTCTCCTACGTCCTCGCGGTGCTCGGGGCCGTCTCCGAGAAGCGATCGTTCGCCAGCGACGTCACCGGGCTCGGCGACCGCAGCGAACGATTCGTCCGCACGGGGTGGGCCGACGGGACCGGCGACGCGGACGGCGACCGCACTCCCACCCGCGGCCTCGAGCTCCCCCTCGAGTCGATGGCCACCCAACTGTCGCTGCTCGCGGAACAGCACAAGTCCTACCCGATCCTCCACTACTATCACAGCGAGAGCGATGACGAAGCCTCGGCGATGGCCGTGGCGATCCTCGACGACGCCCTGACGCTGCACCGCTACGGGATCCCCGACGACCGGGGACTCGATCCCGCGCTGATCGAGACCGCGCGAGCGAGCGCGGACAGCTACCTCGAGACCCTCGACGCGGCGTTCATCGACCCGGCCCCGGAGGTGCCGCCCGAACCGGACCTCGACCGACTCCGGGAAGCGGGGATCCCGACCGTCCCGGACGATCAGTTCGAAACGGCACTCGAGGAGTTGAGCGACCGCCGCCGGAAGCTCCGCGGAATCGTGGAGGCCGATGCCTGGGAGTGGCCGCCGACGAGCGGCGACGTCGAGGGTGGAATCAGGGAGGAAGTCCCGCAGTAA
- a CDS encoding MarR family transcriptional regulator — protein sequence MVRCSDRALLAALEERGPARVTQLAAELDAHPITVTQRCDALQSRGHVRRISTDMFGITEDGRAYLASIE from the coding sequence ATGGTGCGTTGCTCGGATCGGGCGCTTCTGGCGGCCCTCGAGGAGCGTGGCCCAGCGCGGGTGACCCAGTTGGCCGCGGAACTGGACGCCCACCCGATCACGGTCACCCAGCGGTGCGACGCGTTACAGTCCCGGGGCCACGTCCGTCGGATCTCCACCGACATGTTCGGAATCACCGAGGACGGCCGGGCATACCTCGCGTCGATCGAGTGA